Proteins encoded by one window of Blautia luti:
- a CDS encoding leucine-rich repeat protein: MKKKKFLINCMCCLALAVGTGGVSTMASDLNVEFTADEGNAVDDTDISAFSEGEEIGDDATQPQDIGIVEDETEDRETENEEFEDTVLPAAASDDFEIEDGVLVKYHGTERDVLVVPDNVTTIGLRAFSTAYARKIVLGENVKVIESEGFAGSGVHIVEMPYVTTIESEAFRNCGSLEKVEFGNELKTIDYNAFENCENLGGELTIPESVTKIGDYAFCNTRIEKVTFLCTDITYGVSIFSRNDSLKEMYIYGGTLPSWRTSAPWSTESLEKVYIGSNVKSLGYHAFSRCAKLQDVTIEPGQYDTIGFATFSGCTSLKHIVIPDNIKKIEDSAFSETGLEEIDLNQVTELGGGSFMSCKSLSSVKWDHVTSVGQGCFLGCKSIKELVLPQTLVSMCSDSFWNESSLEKLTVTGKDTELLLGAFDECENLKVIDVQAAKKVEGYLPNSTGWTLLIGNDVAEIGRISGDVQSLVINGDENLNLNQNAFNGITALKSVHISGKVTLSDYCFSGCENLADVTFENGPAVIGRGAFAGDKSITELILPEGVTEIDVDAFKEMTALKELIVPDSVTILQRGFLRNSGVEKLTVPHLGEDGRIGKPEELPGLKEITIKNGKISSLAFEGYTNLKSVVLGDKVTEIGHRAFLNCPALNKVTVPASVKNIGEYAFGTKAVKRVEGNRVYYDKYEPAFPKEKFKLSGYADTAAEKYAESTEGIEFIDLGGTVRSFKVTVSKSSVIYNGKSQEIGVTVKQGSKTLKKNTDYTVTYKNNKNIGTATITVTGKGKYKGITAKATFKITLPEKQKVTVSKITYRVTNAAVNGKGTVSVKGITDKKTRTSLTIGKTVKIGGVSYKITGIDSSAFANASKLKSVTIGSNVRRIGAKAFYNCKSLAKVIVNTSKLTDKNVGANAFKGIKATCTFKVPKAKISAYKKLFKAKGAGAKTKVTG, from the coding sequence ATGAAAAAGAAAAAGTTTTTGATTAATTGCATGTGCTGTCTTGCATTAGCAGTGGGAACTGGTGGTGTCAGTACAATGGCGTCAGATCTGAATGTTGAATTTACAGCAGATGAAGGTAATGCTGTGGATGATACAGATATTTCTGCCTTTTCGGAAGGGGAGGAAATCGGAGATGATGCGACGCAGCCACAGGATATTGGTATTGTAGAAGATGAAACAGAGGACAGAGAAACGGAGAATGAAGAATTTGAGGATACGGTCCTGCCAGCGGCGGCATCAGATGATTTTGAGATAGAAGATGGAGTCCTGGTGAAGTATCATGGCACTGAAAGAGATGTTCTGGTTGTTCCGGATAATGTGACAACCATTGGTTTAAGAGCTTTTTCCACTGCGTATGCAAGAAAGATTGTGCTGGGAGAAAATGTAAAGGTTATTGAATCAGAAGGATTTGCAGGAAGTGGGGTCCATATTGTTGAAATGCCCTATGTAACGACCATTGAAAGTGAAGCTTTTAGAAACTGCGGGAGTCTTGAGAAAGTTGAATTTGGAAATGAACTGAAGACGATTGATTATAATGCTTTTGAGAATTGTGAGAATCTGGGAGGCGAACTGACGATTCCTGAAAGTGTAACGAAGATAGGTGATTATGCATTTTGTAATACCAGGATTGAAAAGGTTACATTTTTGTGTACTGATATTACTTATGGTGTAAGTATATTTTCACGCAATGATTCATTGAAAGAGATGTATATTTATGGTGGTACATTGCCTTCCTGGCGGACTTCTGCACCATGGAGTACAGAATCATTGGAAAAGGTATATATTGGATCAAATGTAAAAAGTCTGGGCTATCATGCTTTTTCGAGGTGTGCTAAGCTTCAGGATGTTACGATTGAGCCTGGACAGTATGATACGATAGGGTTTGCTACGTTTTCGGGATGTACTTCTTTGAAACATATTGTGATCCCCGATAACATTAAGAAAATTGAAGATAGTGCTTTTTCAGAAACCGGTCTGGAAGAGATAGATCTGAATCAGGTTACAGAGTTAGGTGGAGGCAGTTTTATGTCGTGTAAATCCCTTAGTTCTGTGAAGTGGGATCATGTGACAAGCGTGGGACAGGGATGCTTCCTGGGATGTAAAAGTATTAAAGAACTCGTACTTCCACAGACTCTGGTTAGTATGTGCAGTGATTCTTTCTGGAATGAATCCAGTCTTGAAAAATTGACAGTTACCGGAAAAGATACAGAGTTACTGTTAGGCGCTTTTGATGAGTGTGAAAATTTAAAAGTAATTGATGTTCAGGCAGCCAAAAAGGTAGAAGGATATCTCCCGAACAGTACAGGATGGACATTACTGATTGGAAACGATGTTGCGGAGATTGGAAGGATCTCAGGGGATGTTCAGAGTCTGGTAATTAACGGAGATGAAAATCTGAATTTAAATCAGAATGCCTTTAATGGAATTACTGCGTTAAAATCAGTTCATATATCAGGAAAAGTGACGCTTTCTGATTATTGTTTTAGTGGCTGTGAAAATTTGGCAGATGTAACATTCGAAAATGGTCCGGCAGTTATTGGAAGAGGTGCTTTTGCAGGTGATAAATCTATTACAGAACTGATACTGCCGGAAGGAGTCACAGAAATAGATGTAGATGCTTTTAAGGAAATGACAGCATTGAAAGAGCTTATTGTCCCGGATAGTGTTACAATATTGCAAAGAGGATTTCTGAGAAATAGTGGTGTGGAAAAATTAACGGTGCCACATCTGGGTGAAGATGGAAGAATTGGAAAACCAGAGGAATTACCTGGATTAAAAGAAATCACTATCAAGAACGGAAAAATAAGTTCATTAGCTTTTGAAGGTTATACAAATCTTAAATCAGTGGTTCTTGGTGATAAAGTTACTGAAATTGGGCATAGAGCTTTTTTGAATTGCCCGGCATTAAACAAGGTAACGGTTCCTGCCAGTGTAAAGAACATTGGAGAATATGCATTTGGCACAAAGGCAGTGAAGCGTGTAGAGGGAAACAGAGTTTATTATGACAAATACGAACCTGCATTTCCAAAAGAAAAATTCAAACTAAGTGGTTACGCCGACACAGCAGCGGAGAAATATGCTGAAAGTACAGAGGGAATTGAATTTATCGACTTGGGTGGAACGGTAAGGTCATTCAAGGTAACTGTCAGTAAATCATCTGTTATTTATAATGGAAAATCACAGGAAATAGGTGTTACAGTTAAACAAGGTTCCAAAACATTAAAGAAAAATACAGATTATACAGTAACATATAAAAATAATAAAAACATTGGAACGGCCACAATAACTGTTACCGGAAAAGGCAAATATAAAGGAATTACAGCGAAAGCAACATTTAAGATTACGTTACCTGAGAAGCAGAAGGTCACGGTCAGCAAAATCACCTACAGAGTAACAAATGCTGCTGTTAATGGAAAAGGTACAGTGAGTGTAAAGGGAATTACTGATAAGAAAACAAGAACATCCCTTACAATAGGAAAAACTGTAAAAATTGGAGGTGTATCCTACAAGATTACAGGAATTGATTCTTCCGCATTTGCAAATGCGTCGAAATTAAAGTCGGTTACCATAGGAAGTAATGTACGACGGATTGGTGCGAAGGCATTTTACAATTGCAAATCACTGGCTAAGGTTATCGTGAATACTTCCAAATTAACAGATAAAAATGTGGGAGCAAATGCATTCAAGGGAATAAAGGCAACCTGTACTTTCAAAGTTCCGAAAGCAAAGATTTCTGCATATAAGAAATTGTTTAAAGCAAAAGGAGCCGGGGCGAAAACAAAAGTAACAGGTTAA
- a CDS encoding D-alanyl-D-alanine carboxypeptidase family protein → MAARRRRRRRGYARRNAGRIVLCTFIEVIVICALVIMVGWNKGMKEWFAQFQQPILKEVDISGINSPNAILMQARGGKILGEINGEERIYPASMTKIMTVIVAIENLDDLEAKITLTDEMFAGLYEQDATQAGFQPGEDVRVIDLLYGAMLPSGAECCIALADTISGSEADFAELMNKKAAKLGMDNTHFCDSTGLHNPDHYSTVKDIAVLMKYCIKNDTFREIVESPRHSTGVTNIHPDGITYYSTMFKNLPDPTVTGGKILGGKTGYTSEAGHCLTSFAEIEGREYIFVSAGAVGDNTNTIPHIQDAVNIYNRVGAAIEEKMNNGSEG, encoded by the coding sequence TTGGCAGCCAGAAGACGCAGAAGGAGAAGGGGTTATGCCCGGAGAAATGCGGGCAGGATTGTGTTGTGTACATTTATTGAGGTGATCGTGATCTGTGCGCTGGTCATAATGGTTGGCTGGAATAAAGGCATGAAGGAATGGTTTGCGCAGTTTCAGCAGCCAATTTTGAAGGAAGTGGATATCAGTGGAATCAACAGTCCCAATGCGATCCTGATGCAGGCGCGGGGTGGTAAGATACTGGGAGAGATCAATGGAGAGGAGAGGATCTATCCTGCTTCCATGACGAAGATCATGACAGTGATCGTGGCTATCGAGAATCTGGATGATCTGGAGGCGAAGATTACGCTGACGGATGAGATGTTCGCCGGGCTCTATGAGCAGGATGCGACCCAGGCGGGATTTCAGCCGGGTGAAGATGTGCGGGTGATTGATCTTCTTTATGGTGCCATGCTTCCGTCGGGAGCTGAGTGTTGTATTGCTCTGGCAGATACCATCAGCGGTTCTGAGGCGGATTTCGCAGAGTTGATGAATAAGAAGGCTGCGAAGCTTGGAATGGACAATACGCATTTCTGTGACTCTACAGGGCTACATAATCCGGATCATTACAGCACGGTTAAGGATATAGCGGTACTGATGAAGTACTGCATTAAGAATGATACGTTTCGTGAAATCGTGGAAAGCCCCAGACATTCCACAGGAGTGACCAATATCCACCCGGATGGCATCACGTATTACAGCACCATGTTTAAAAATCTGCCCGATCCCACAGTAACAGGTGGAAAGATTCTGGGTGGCAAAACCGGATACACCAGCGAGGCCGGACACTGCCTGACAAGTTTTGCAGAGATTGAGGGCAGAGAATATATTTTCGTTTCCGCAGGAGCAGTCGGTGATAATACAAATACAATCCCCCATATTCAGGATGCGGTAAACATTTATAACAGAGTTGGAGCTGCGATTGAGGAAAAGATGAATAATGGGTCTGAAGGGTAG
- the rplA gene encoding 50S ribosomal protein L1, with the protein MKRGKKYVEAAKAVDRATLYDTAEAISLVKKAAVAKFDETIEVHIRTGCDGRHADQQIRGAVVLPHGTGKKVRVLVFAKDAKAEEAKAAGAEFVGAEELIPKIQNEGWLDFDVVVATPDMMGVVGRLGRVLGPKGLMPNPKAGTVTMDVTKAVHDIKAGKIEYRLDKTNIIHVPVGKASFTEEQLSDNFQTLIDAIVKARPSTLKGQYLKSVVIAPTMGPGVKINPVKLAQ; encoded by the coding sequence ATGAAACGAGGAAAGAAATACGTGGAAGCTGCTAAAGCAGTAGACCGCGCTACATTATATGATACCGCAGAAGCTATCAGCTTAGTTAAAAAAGCTGCAGTTGCTAAATTTGACGAAACTATCGAAGTTCATATCCGTACAGGCTGCGATGGACGTCATGCAGATCAGCAGATCCGTGGAGCAGTTGTTCTGCCACATGGTACTGGTAAAAAAGTTCGTGTTTTAGTATTCGCTAAAGATGCTAAAGCTGAAGAAGCAAAAGCAGCAGGTGCTGAATTCGTAGGAGCTGAGGAGCTTATTCCGAAGATCCAGAACGAAGGATGGTTAGACTTCGACGTTGTTGTTGCAACTCCAGATATGATGGGTGTTGTAGGTCGTCTTGGTCGTGTACTTGGACCGAAAGGTTTAATGCCAAACCCGAAAGCTGGTACAGTAACAATGGACGTTACTAAAGCAGTTCACGATATCAAAGCAGGTAAGATTGAGTACCGTCTTGATAAAACCAACATCATTCATGTTCCGGTTGGTAAAGCATCCTTTACAGAAGAACAGTTAAGCGACAACTTCCAGACGCTGATCGATGCTATCGTTAAGGCTAGACCAAGCACACTGAAAGGTCAGTATTTAAAGAGCGTTGTAATCGCTCCGACAATGGGACCTGGTGTGAAGATCAACCCGGTTAAGTTAGCACAATAA
- the rplK gene encoding 50S ribosomal protein L11, with protein MAKKVTGYIKLQIPAGKATPAPPVGPALGQHGVNIVQFTKEFNARTADQGDLIIPVVITVYADRSFSFITKTPPAAVLLKKAAKIKSGSGVPNKTKVAKVTKAQVQEIAELKMKDLNAASLEAAMSMIAGTARSMGIEVVD; from the coding sequence ATGGCAAAGAAAGTAACAGGATATATCAAATTACAGATTCCGGCTGGTAAAGCAACTCCAGCACCACCTGTAGGTCCAGCTCTTGGACAGCACGGTGTAAATATCGTTCAGTTCACAAAAGAGTTCAATGCAAGAACAGCAGATCAGGGAGACTTAATCATTCCTGTAGTTATCACTGTTTATGCAGACAGAAGTTTCAGCTTCATAACCAAAACTCCGCCGGCTGCAGTTCTTCTTAAGAAAGCTGCTAAGATCAAATCCGGTTCCGGCGTACCGAACAAGACAAAAGTTGCTAAGGTTACTAAAGCTCAGGTTCAGGAAATCGCTGAACTTAAGATGAAAGACTTAAATGCAGCATCCCTCGAAGCAGCTATGAGCATGATCGCTGGTACTGCAAGAAGTATGGGAATCGAAGTAGTTGATTAA
- the nusG gene encoding transcription termination/antitermination protein NusG — translation MSEAKWYVVHTYSGYENKVKANIEKTIENRHLEDQILEVRVPLQEVSELKNGTVKQVQKKMFPGYVLLNMVMNDDTWYVVRNTRGVTGFVGPGSKPVPLTEEEMLPLGIQNEDIQVDFAEGDTVVVTGGAWKDTVGVITALNVQKQTATINVELFGRETPVEISFAEIKQM, via the coding sequence ATGTCAGAAGCGAAATGGTATGTTGTTCATACCTATTCAGGGTATGAAAACAAAGTAAAAGCCAACATTGAAAAAACCATCGAAAACCGACACCTGGAAGACCAGATCCTCGAGGTTCGTGTTCCTTTACAGGAAGTATCCGAGCTGAAGAACGGAACTGTGAAACAGGTTCAGAAGAAAATGTTTCCTGGCTATGTACTTCTCAACATGGTTATGAATGACGATACATGGTATGTTGTCCGTAACACCAGAGGTGTAACAGGCTTCGTTGGACCAGGATCCAAGCCGGTACCGTTAACTGAGGAAGAGATGCTCCCTCTTGGTATCCAGAATGAGGATATCCAGGTGGATTTCGCAGAAGGGGATACAGTTGTTGTCACAGGCGGTGCCTGGAAAGATACCGTTGGTGTTATCACTGCTCTTAATGTACAGAAGCAGACAGCAACGATCAATGTTGAACTTTTCGGCCGCGAAACGCCGGTAGAAATTAGTTTCGCAGAAATCAAACAGATGTAA
- the secE gene encoding preprotein translocase subunit SecE has product MQGNEKSAGKSQKKSWFQGLQSEFKKIVWTDRSTLLKQTIVVVCVSIVLCVLISVMDSFILEGINLLMK; this is encoded by the coding sequence ATGCAAGGAAATGAAAAATCTGCTGGCAAAAGCCAGAAGAAGAGTTGGTTTCAGGGACTTCAATCAGAATTCAAGAAGATCGTCTGGACAGACCGCAGCACTCTGCTCAAACAGACCATCGTGGTTGTGTGCGTATCAATTGTGCTTTGTGTACTGATCAGCGTAATGGATTCATTTATTCTCGAAGGCATTAATCTTTTAATGAAATAA
- the rpmG gene encoding 50S ribosomal protein L33: protein MRVKITLACTECKQRNYNMTKEKKNHPERMETQKYCKFCRKHTLHKETK, encoded by the coding sequence GTGCGCGTTAAGATTACATTAGCATGTACCGAGTGCAAGCAGCGTAACTACAATATGACTAAGGAGAAAAAGAACCATCCTGAAAGAATGGAAACTCAGAAATATTGTAAGTTCTGCCGCAAACACACTCTGCATAAGGAAACAAAGTAA
- a CDS encoding diguanylate cyclase domain-containing protein, producing MIKVKGTRNKKFQKRILILTGIVALLFTAWSLLNFNGMLKKTEKNKKYDNVTEWTEQNARLIEYKTARYYEILESAAARIKDMSLDSEETQRFLGRTYSKKETHFVYMRILNKGGKAPGMKKDYSEMSYFKTSMSGNKAISKNGTTYKSGVVLSVPIYNDAHQIEGILCGILSSTRLNIFDDIAKEKEKRNQFVLDEDGNYLLKQDVRNTTGTNFFEDMGKRNLSLLLPTIQLRIRSGVTVPFEIYGDNDDGMVAVIAPVRDIHLYTVTTIRETEIARESAVYQKHVIKLTAKLIGMMVLVLLVYLYFQREDKRYIRRLNNRLMLNEETYRITARNSDTCVFTYDVETELIQFLNDKYKDIGLDQEQLSIPILLKNISKVSPQSCADIRNILETIENKEVTCQKKISVWSKGRMRYLQIFTTNIFDDSGAVSRMVGSIEDITDSETDPMTGAIMRAAGTERIEQILKSDPEAGSVHAFMIADLDNFKNLNDRLGHMWGDHALHDVVKIIRDNCRAQDVICRLGGDEFVVFFRDIPLDVLQERVKLLSEQLHITYENEGETVTISVSMGIALTEKGKVTFQELYKRADKGLYEVKRTKKGTWHIV from the coding sequence GTGATAAAAGTGAAAGGGACACGTAATAAAAAATTTCAAAAAAGGATCCTGATCCTCACTGGAATTGTAGCATTACTGTTTACGGCATGGTCACTGCTGAATTTCAATGGAATGTTGAAAAAAACAGAGAAAAATAAAAAATATGATAATGTAACAGAATGGACAGAGCAGAATGCACGTCTGATTGAGTATAAGACGGCTCGTTATTATGAGATACTGGAATCAGCAGCAGCCAGGATCAAAGATATGTCTCTGGACAGTGAAGAGACTCAGAGATTTCTGGGCAGGACTTACAGCAAAAAAGAAACTCATTTCGTATATATGAGAATTCTGAACAAGGGTGGAAAAGCTCCGGGAATGAAGAAAGATTATTCTGAGATGAGCTATTTCAAGACCAGTATGTCCGGAAATAAAGCAATCAGCAAGAATGGTACTACATATAAAAGCGGTGTTGTTCTGTCCGTGCCGATTTATAATGATGCCCACCAGATAGAAGGAATTCTCTGTGGCATTCTTTCCAGTACCAGACTGAATATCTTTGATGATATAGCGAAGGAAAAAGAAAAGAGAAATCAGTTTGTGCTGGATGAAGATGGAAATTATCTGCTGAAACAGGATGTGAGAAATACTACAGGAACGAATTTCTTCGAAGATATGGGAAAAAGAAATCTGAGTCTGCTTTTGCCCACAATCCAGCTCAGGATCAGGAGCGGGGTTACGGTGCCCTTTGAGATTTACGGAGATAATGATGATGGAATGGTAGCGGTGATCGCACCGGTAAGAGATATTCATCTGTATACAGTAACAACGATCCGGGAGACGGAGATCGCACGTGAAAGTGCCGTATATCAGAAACATGTCATAAAGCTTACTGCGAAACTTATCGGAATGATGGTTCTGGTCCTGCTGGTATATTTGTATTTCCAGAGGGAAGATAAACGTTATATCCGCAGACTGAACAACAGACTGATGTTAAATGAGGAAACCTACAGGATCACAGCCAGAAACAGTGATACCTGTGTGTTTACATATGATGTGGAAACAGAACTTATCCAGTTTCTGAATGATAAGTATAAAGATATCGGTCTGGATCAGGAACAGCTCAGCATTCCTATCCTGCTGAAAAATATCAGCAAGGTAAGTCCGCAGTCCTGTGCAGATATCAGGAATATTCTGGAAACCATCGAAAATAAAGAAGTTACCTGTCAGAAAAAGATCTCAGTCTGGTCTAAGGGCAGAATGAGATACCTGCAGATATTTACCACCAATATTTTCGATGATTCAGGGGCTGTTTCACGAATGGTGGGAAGTATTGAGGATATCACAGACAGTGAGACTGATCCGATGACAGGAGCCATTATGCGTGCAGCAGGTACAGAGAGGATCGAGCAGATCCTGAAGAGTGATCCGGAGGCCGGTTCTGTTCATGCATTTATGATTGCTGACCTGGACAACTTCAAGAATCTGAATGACCGTCTGGGACATATGTGGGGCGATCATGCGCTCCATGATGTAGTGAAGATCATCAGGGATAATTGTCGTGCACAGGATGTGATCTGCAGGCTTGGCGGTGATGAGTTCGTTGTCTTCTTCAGGGATATTCCGCTGGATGTACTGCAGGAAAGAGTGAAACTGCTTTCCGAACAGCTTCATATTACCTACGAGAATGAGGGAGAAACAGTTACTATTTCTGTTTCCATGGGTATTGCCCTTACAGAGAAAGGAAAAGTTACGTTCCAGGAACTGTACAAGAGGGCAGATAAGGGGCTTTATGAGGTGAAAAGAACCAAAAAAGGAACCTGGCATATCGTCTGA
- a CDS encoding BTAD domain-containing putative transcriptional regulator, whose protein sequence is MEEKKKIVKVCFFGDFSIKSERGMLDEQTIHSRKILKLLSYFVMNRERMISGEELGEFLWGNGGSANPLGALKNLVYRLRMTLRELGTEEYIVSSAGAYGWNPNIPVSCDMEEFGQAAEKIRSIPEELVEERITAYEEALFIYRKPLTAVLSADSFFSVRFTFYHSFFMKLTGELCVLYDQTGDYKKIHQICAYGITCDEVNEDMHYWLIRSWIKMGDMENALKQYEVASQILHSRLGIRRSRRIQALYEEILKMDHNLEKATLEDVCSNIKEPELSGVFLCEYTVFREIYRLETRRASRGKIPEYLLLLTLEFHELEQVMEAARFLYHKKKAMEKLKTILMDQLRMGDVVARYSDEQYIVMLPWCTLEGVYKVINRIRGSYMKEINCVRVEIRAEMREVTADYDLPVRIQRKAGWENDSV, encoded by the coding sequence ATGGAAGAGAAAAAGAAAATTGTAAAAGTATGCTTTTTTGGAGATTTTTCCATAAAAAGCGAGAGAGGGATGCTGGATGAACAGACAATCCACTCCAGAAAGATCCTGAAACTGCTGTCATATTTCGTTATGAACAGGGAACGAATGATCAGCGGGGAAGAACTGGGAGAATTTCTGTGGGGAAATGGAGGTTCTGCCAATCCGTTGGGAGCTTTGAAAAATCTGGTCTACAGACTGCGGATGACATTGCGGGAACTGGGCACAGAAGAATATATTGTTTCCAGTGCAGGGGCTTATGGATGGAACCCAAATATTCCCGTTTCCTGTGACATGGAAGAATTCGGACAGGCAGCAGAGAAGATTCGCAGTATACCGGAAGAACTGGTGGAAGAAAGGATTACTGCCTATGAAGAAGCACTGTTCATATACAGGAAACCGCTGACAGCAGTTTTAAGCGCAGATTCCTTTTTTTCCGTGCGCTTTACGTTCTATCATTCTTTTTTTATGAAACTGACAGGGGAACTGTGTGTGTTGTATGATCAGACCGGGGATTACAAGAAGATCCACCAGATCTGCGCATATGGGATCACCTGTGATGAAGTGAATGAAGATATGCATTACTGGCTGATCAGAAGCTGGATCAAAATGGGGGATATGGAGAATGCCCTGAAACAGTATGAGGTGGCCAGCCAGATCCTGCATTCCAGGCTGGGAATCCGGAGATCACGGAGAATACAGGCACTTTATGAAGAAATCCTGAAGATGGATCATAATCTGGAAAAGGCAACTCTGGAGGATGTGTGCAGCAATATAAAGGAACCGGAGCTGTCAGGTGTATTTCTGTGTGAATATACAGTATTCAGGGAAATCTACAGATTGGAAACAAGGCGTGCATCCAGAGGGAAAATACCGGAATATCTGCTGCTTCTCACTCTTGAATTTCACGAGCTGGAACAGGTTATGGAAGCTGCCAGATTCCTTTACCATAAAAAGAAAGCAATGGAGAAGCTGAAAACAATCCTGATGGATCAGCTTCGAATGGGAGATGTGGTTGCCAGATACAGTGATGAACAGTATATTGTGATGCTGCCATGGTGCACTCTTGAGGGTGTGTACAAGGTAATAAACCGGATCAGAGGCAGTTATATGAAAGAGATAAATTGTGTAAGAGTAGAAATAAGAGCAGAAATGCGCGAAGTTACTGCAGACTATGATCTGCCTGTACGGATACAGAGAAAAGCAGGCTGGGAAAATGATTCTGTTTGA
- a CDS encoding SDR family NAD(P)-dependent oxidoreductase: protein MSRVTVITGGTSGIGRGIVEKILANSEKDDLIFATYAHNAEKAECFWDSLTPDDQEKLVILKADMSSYEEMMTFVETVKKQAGHVDWLISNAGISTYDKFADYTFEEWNRIVNTNLSIPVFMIKEFMPVMTEGGSVLFMGSYAGQQAYSSSVVYGVTKAAVHFLTKSLVKEFEPRGIRVNAVAPGFIQTPWHETRTQESYERINRKIALHRFGKIQEVADMAYSILTNHYMNGSIVDIHGGYDYF from the coding sequence ATGAGCAGAGTAACTGTAATTACCGGAGGAACCTCCGGGATCGGAAGAGGGATCGTGGAAAAGATCCTGGCGAATTCCGAGAAAGATGACCTGATATTTGCCACATATGCTCATAACGCAGAGAAAGCGGAATGCTTTTGGGACAGTCTGACTCCGGATGATCAGGAGAAGCTGGTCATTCTGAAAGCAGATATGTCTTCTTATGAAGAAATGATGACATTTGTGGAAACTGTAAAGAAGCAGGCCGGGCATGTGGACTGGCTGATCAGCAATGCGGGGATCAGCACATATGATAAATTCGCAGATTACACATTTGAGGAGTGGAACAGGATCGTAAATACAAACCTGTCCATTCCGGTGTTTATGATAAAAGAATTTATGCCTGTGATGACAGAAGGAGGAAGCGTCCTTTTCATGGGATCTTATGCAGGACAGCAGGCATATTCCTCATCTGTGGTATACGGGGTGACAAAGGCAGCAGTACATTTCCTGACGAAATCGCTGGTCAAGGAATTTGAGCCCCGGGGGATCCGGGTAAATGCAGTGGCGCCGGGATTTATACAGACCCCGTGGCATGAGACCCGGACACAGGAAAGCTACGAAAGGATCAACCGTAAAATTGCCCTTCACCGTTTTGGAAAGATCCAGGAAGTAGCAGATATGGCGTATAGTATTTTGACCAATCATTATATGAATGGAAGTATTGTGGATATCCATGGAGGATATGATTACTTCTGA